GGATACTTAGCCTGAGATTCGATATACCACGCCCGATGACAAAGGAGCACATCCTCCAGGAAATTCGGCGAACTGCTAAAGCTAACAACAGCAAACCTCTGGGCGAACAGAGGTTCCGTGCGGAGACCGGAATTAAAAAATCTGACTGGTTTGGTAAACACTGGGCACGTTGGAACGATGCCCTAGCCGAGGCAGGTTTCGGGCCAAATCAGCTACAGACCGCGTACAAGGATGAATACCTATTTGAGAAATATATTGGCTTGGTCCGTAAGCTCGGGCGTCTTCCCTCCGGGGGAGACTTACGTCTTGAGACGCGAATGGATTCAGAATTTCCCAGCAACACCACCTTCGACAAATTTGGATCGAAATTTGATCTGGCGGAGAAGGTTCTTGAGCACTGTAGGAGTCGTGATGATTATGACGACATAGTCACATTGTGCTCAGAATACATTTCGAGCACTCGCACAACGCCGCGCGAAGGCGCCGCGTCCAATGGCGAGGAAATCGGCTTTGTTTATCTCATCAAATCCGGGCGCTTTTATAAGATTGGAAGATCCAATGCCGCCGGTCGCAGAGAATATGAGCTTGCGATCCAGCTCCCTGAAAAGGCCAGCACCGTTCACACGATTCGGACGGATGATCCTGTTGGAATCGAAGCCTACTGGCACAAGCGCTTCGAAGCCAAACGAAAACATGGCGAATGGTTCGAGCTTGTGGCGGCCGACATAGCCGCCTTCAAACGCCGAAAATTCATGTAGGGGACGTTCCTTTCCAAGGGGATTGGGGCAAAGCCCCAAGTGTTTTTAACGGGGGGATATCCACACCCCATGTATGGACCCGCCCTCGTTTGCAAGGACAAAGTTGTAAGAGGTAACAAAAGAAAGATCAGATGCTGCCATGTATCCGGCCTCTGGTTGGAGGTTTTCAGTCTCCGGGCCCTGATGGAATTTGCGTTCTCTCTCC
This sequence is a window from Bdellovibrionota bacterium. Protein-coding genes within it:
- a CDS encoding GIY-YIG nuclease family protein produces the protein MTKEHILQEIRRTAKANNSKPLGEQRFRAETGIKKSDWFGKHWARWNDALAEAGFGPNQLQTAYKDEYLFEKYIGLVRKLGRLPSGGDLRLETRMDSEFPSNTTFDKFGSKFDLAEKVLEHCRSRDDYDDIVTLCSEYISSTRTTPREGAASNGEEIGFVYLIKSGRFYKIGRSNAAGRREYELAIQLPEKASTVHTIRTDDPVGIEAYWHKRFEAKRKHGEWFELVAADIAAFKRRKFM